CCTAAAATCATCTTCTTCCCTAGCTCTAAGTTTTACAATTTTAAAATTACTAAGAGTTTGAGACAATATCTTAAAAAAAGCACCTTCTGCTTTAGACCTTTCAGCACCCTGCTTTCCCACAGCTCTCCCTACACCTTTTGCAATCAATAATATATTTAGTAAAAGTAAAAAAGTTAATACTAAAGTCATCTTCCAACTTATGTACAACAAAAGTGTATAAAGCAAAAGCATGATGCTAACTTCTGAAAAAATATTTAAAAAACTAGAGAGAAAATGTGAAGCATTGCTTGATTCTTGGACAATATTTTTTCTAATAAGATCTAAATTTTTTTTAGAAAATTTCTCATAATCTTGTCTAATTGTCTTGCAAAAAACCCCATAGGAAAAATAGTGGTACTTTTTAGAGACAAAACGATTTAGCGAGTATGTGTAAATAATATTATAGAATGCTCTAAAAATATAAAAACCAATTAAAAGAATAGAAAATGTAATCATAAATTGATTAGTATTTTTAAAATGAAAAAAATTAAAGATAGCTGCAGAAGCCTTATACTCCAAGATTAAACCAGGATTGGTTGCAAGAGTGATAAAGGGCATAATAATACTTACGCCAAAAGTTTCAATGAGGGTTAAGATTAAAGTAGCAAATAATAACCCCAGCATTACGACTCTATCACGCCTTGTAATAAGAGATAAAATTAAAGATATATTTTTAAAAAAGCTATTGTCTTGTTTTTGTTTCATTTTTCAAATACCATTCATAAGTTTTTTTAATACCATCAAACAATGATATCTTTGGTTTCCAGCCTAAAGAAAAAATCTTTGAACTATCCATAAGTTTTTGATATGTCCCATCTGGTTTTGTGGCATCAAAAACTATTTCTCCTTCAAACTGTACGACTTCTTTTATCAAAAATGCCAACTCTTTAATACTAATATCAGACCCAAATCCAATATTTAAGTGTGTATTTTTAACCTCTTGCATTCCCCTACTTAGATGTTCAAAATCAATAGTTTGCATTACATAAACACATGCCTCAGCCATATCACCACTATATAAAAACTCTCTTTTAGGTTTTCCACTTCCCCAAATAACTACTTGTTTCTTATTTCCAACCTTAGCCTCATGAAATTTTCTTATTAGGGCAGGAATTACATGAGAGGTTTGTAAATCAAAATTATCATTTTCTCCATACAAATTTGTAGGCATCACTGCGATAAAATTTGTTTTATACTGCAAATTGAAAGCTTCGCACATTTTTATTCCAGCAATTTTTGCAATCGCATAAGGCTCATTTGTATATTCTAACTCACTTCTTAGAAGATAATCCTCTTTAATTGGTTGAGGAGAATGCTTTGGATAAATACAACTTGATCCTAAAAATAAAAGCTTTTTTACCAGATACTTATGGGATAAATAAATTAAATGATTTTGAATTAATAAATTTTGATAGATAAAATCTGCACGATATGTATTATTTGCTACGATTCCACCAACTTTAGCAGCACAAAGAAAAACATACTCAATTTTTTCTTTTTCAAACAAGGACTCCACTGCTACATAATCAAATAAATCTAGCTCATCTCTGGTTTTCAAAACTAAATTATGATAACCACGATCCCGTAGGACTTTTGTAATTGCACTCCCCACAAGACCATTATGGCCAGCAACAAAAATTTTAGAATCAAGATGCATCTCACCTACCTTATTGTGGCATTGTATCATACAAGCCAGGATTTAAAATATCAATAGCCTTTCTAAGAGCTTGGGATAAATATTTAATATCTTGCAGAGTATGGGTATAATGAACACTAATGCGCAACCACCCATAAGGATTCTTTTCCCCTCTATAAACATTATCCTGTAATTTTAATAAATCATGCCCATAGGGTCCTGCACAACTACAGCCTGCACGAGTTTGAATTTTGTAGTGCTTGCTTAAAAAATAAGCAAGATCAAAAGGTGAAATCCCAAAGATATTAAAAGATACAACACCAAAATGCTCTGTTTTTCCATAAATTACAATATCTTTTATTGTTTGTAACTCTTGCATTAAAAGACGCATTAAAACTTTTTTTCTTTGGGAAATAAAATCTATTCCTACTTCATCTCTAAGTTTATAAGCAAGAGAAGACCTAAAAAGCTGTAATATTGGAGGGGTTCCTGCTTCTTCTCGCAATTCTTCATCATTTAAATAAATTTGAGTTTTCCTATCCACATAGGACACTACACCTCCACCGGCAAAAGTAGGGGCTTTTGAAGTATCAATGAGAGTTTTTCTGACACAAAGTATTCCACTTCCACCAACTCCTCCCATTAATTTGTGGGGAGATAAAAAACAAGCATCAAAATAATTACAATCTATAATTAAATCTGGAGAACTTGTAGCCATATCAAATGCAATAATGCAAGAATATTTCCTCGCAATTTCAACCATTTCTTTATAGGGTGCGATATTCCCTGTAACATTTGAAATAAGATTGCACGAAAAAATTATTTTTCTATGCTTATTTTGCTCCAAAACTCTTTCAAAATCTTCTAGATCAAAATCAAAATTTTCAAGCAACCTAACCCGATAGACTTCACATAGCCCCTCACGAAAACTAATTTCATTGGAATGATGCTCAAAAGCCCCAACAACCACTAGGGGCAAAAGATCTTTCTTAACTTCTACGATCTTCTTTGTTGCAGGAGGGATATAAATCCCTAGCAACTCTTGAAATTTTTTTATGGCAGATGTAGAACCACTACCACAAGAAATGACAGCAAAATCATCATCTAGAGCTAAACTTTTTCGTATATTTTTTTTAGATTCTTGATAAAGTTCCTGGATTAGCATTGCATGCGTAGAACTACTAGAATGAGTATTAGCATAAAAGGGCAAGATTTCTCTGATGCGATTTTCCACCAAAGAACTTGCAAGTCCTGAAGCAGTCCAATCAAAATAATAGGAATCTTTTTTGAGTATAATTTGTTCCCTTAAATCTTCAATCTTATCTTCATAAAAACCATCTAAAAAATTTCTAAAAGCAAAATCTAGGAAATCTCTCACTTATTTTTCCCATTTCAATTTTGAACCACCTAAAATATGATAGTGAAAATGAGGAACTTCTTGACCACCATCAACCCCAATATTTGTTACTAATCTATAGCCCTTTTCCTTAATACCTAAAAGTTCTACAACCTCAAGAATAAATAAACTCATCTCAGCAAGCAACTGCGGTGGCATTGTATTAAAGTCCTTGAAGCTTTGTTTTGGAATTGCCAAAACATGTATAGGGGCTTTTGGTGCAATATCATAAAAGGCCAAAAACTTATCATTTTCCAAAACCTTTTTATAAGGAATCTCTCCTTTGATAATCTTTTCAAATACATTCATAAAAATACTCCTAATGACATGTTTTTGCAATACTCAAGCCATAAGACAAAAGCTCTTGCACATCATCTTTTGGTGTCCTACCCTTTGTTGTTAGATAGTCTCCTAATACAATTGCATTGACCCCATATTCATAAAGCTTTTTTTGCTTTTCTTTAAATACTACTTCCCTACCTCCAGCAATCATCAATCTCACAGAAGGTAAATATTCCTTCGCAAGAATAATACACTCCAATGCTTCCTCTTGTGCAATTACATCTTGTTTAATCGGTAATGCAGGATTTGGAATAAAAAAATTAATGGGAACAGAATGTGGCTCTAAAGATTTAAGGGATTGTAAAAGCTCCATTCTTTGTTCCCAACTCTCTCCAAGTCCAAAAATACCCCCTGTGCAAAGCCCTAAGGAAGCCTTGAGAGCATTTTCACAAGTCTCATACCGTTCCTCCCAAGTATGAGTAGAACAAATTTCTTTAAAAAAACTCTGCGCGGTTTCAAGATTGTGGTTATAGCTATCCACACCACTTTGTTTTAAAAATCTTAAAGAATCTTCATCAGCTCTTCCGCAACATGCAATTAGATGTATATCAGAAATTTGCTTCTTTAATTCCTTTGAAACCCTTGCAATATAATCACACTTTTGAGAATCAAGTTCTCTTCCTGAAGTTACTAGACAAAAACCAAGCATTCCATATTCTTTAAGAGCCCTTGCTTCTTGTACAACTGTCTCAATAGGCTTGAATTTGTATTTTTGTATATCTGTTTCATAATACACACTCTGTGTGCAATACTTACAATCCTCAGAGCAATTTCCACTACTCACATTGGATATAGAACATAAAAAAATCTCTTTTTTCAAATCAACCCTTTAATTATTCTGATAAGTAATATTGTAGTAGCGAAGTGTTTTTAATATCTCATCCTCTTTTCCATCTACTAAATACACAATAATATCCAAGTTGGTAGGTGTCTTATTATATGCAAATTCAACACCTTTATCTTTAAAAACCTCTTTAAGACAAAACAACAGTTCTTCATACACATCTTTAATAATCACTCGATGTGTTTTTTTGGTTTCATTTGGATCTATAAATTTGATAGAAAAACCAACTTCACTTGCAGGATAAGCAAAATCTTTTTCTTTTTTCATACCAGAAAACCAAGTCTTTTCTTTTGGAATCTTAATCTCAAAATCCTCTCTTGGTTGTGCATAATCCAATTGAAAGCTTTCTTTTACAAGTGTCTTTTGATAGGAAACAAGCAAAAAAATTGCAATGGCAACTACAGCAAACACAACCATAGCTAAGATTAACTTGATACTCTTTGTCATTTATAAAAAATTAAAGCAACCCTTTTAATTTATCACCCAGCGTCATCTTATCAGCAGAATTAAAATTCTTAATTTCTTCTCTTTCTTGTTGCTTTTCTAATCTTTTTACAGAAACTCTAATCTTTCCATTTACTTTATCAATAAATGCAACTGCCCCTTTTAGCATATCCCCCTTCTTTAACTCCTCTTTTTTCACACCTGCTAAATCTTCATTTCTCACTAGAGCATCTACACCATCTACTTCAATAAACACACCAAAATCTTTAATATCAACAACTTGTCCCTCAACAACATCATCAACTTGATGTTTCTTTGCAAATTTATCTGCAGGAGATTCCTCTAGTGCCTTTAGGCTTAGAGAAATTCTCTCACTTGATGGATCAATCTTAATAATTTTCACTTTAACCTGATCGCCAACCTTCAAAACATCCTTGCACTTCTTTGTCTTATCCCAAAAAGCATCTTCGTTATGCAAAAGGCCATCGATGCCACCAAGATTAACAAAAGCTCCAAAGTCTGTTAATGTTTCAACCTTACCCTCTATGACATCCCCTTCCTTATTTTGCTTTATAAACTGAGAGAAAGGTTTTTCTTGAAGCTTTTTCAAAGATACTCTAAGTCTTCTCTCTTTAGGATCAATTTCAATAATCTCTACATCAATCTCTTGCCCAACCTTTAGCACATCTTGTGGATGTTTAATGTCCTTGCTCCAAGAAATTTCAGAAATATGTAGAAATCCTTCTAAGTCATTACCAATATCTACAAAAGCACCATAAGGCTCAATATTACTAACATTTACCTTAATTGCATACCCAACCTTAAGCTCATTGATAACTTCTTTCCAAGGATCTTCTTGCAGAGCTTTTATTGAAAAAGAAAGTCTCTTTTTATTTTCATCATATGAAATTGCCTTAACTTGAACCCTATCTCCTTCTTTATAAAGTTTTGAAGGATTCACAGGTCCCCTATGTGCAATCTCTGTATAATGCACCAGCCCTTCTACTCCATTTACACTTACAAACATACCAAAACTTGTAATACGCTTAACTATACCATCTAAGGGTTCTTTTGACTCTAAAAACTGTTTTGCATTTTCACTATGAAGCCTATCGCTCAAATCAAAATAATGCTTACGAGAAACAATGATGCTATTTTCCTCTGGCTTTACATTAATGATACAGACTTCAATCCTTTTATTCTTATCTTCTCTTGCAGATGCTTGGAATTTTGGCATAAAATACTCTACACCTTCACTATCTTCAAGTACAATACCGCCTTTATTCTTTCTTACAATCTTAGCTTCTATGATTTTGTCCTTGTAGTCATTCCCCAAAGCCTTAATTTTTTCTTGTATCTTTTTAAATTTCAGTGCTTTTTTATAAGAAACACTAAAATATTCTCCTCCACCTTTTGTAACATACACAAGAATCTTATCTCCTTCTTTAAAAAGGACCTTGTCTGTTTCATCTTGTATTTCAGAGATATTAAAACGACCCTCAACTTTCTCACCCACATCAACCATTACATTTTCTGCTGTTATCTTTACAATAATAGCTTCTTGAACTACGCCCTTTTCCTCCCCTTTTTGACTTGCTTCAAAAAGCGCTGCAAAATCTTCACCAGTATCAAACTGATCGAAATTATCTAAATTCACTCTCATCAAAATCCCTTAATCTTTTTTTGTATTTTTGCGTTATATTATCTTATTTTTGCTTAAAACTCACAAAAACTACCAAGCTTTTTAACTTTTTGTTTTTTACAAATTTTTAAGATTAAATAAACCAAACTCTCTTTAAAAATATAAAAAGATATTTTAAATAAATAAGAAGTAGTTCAATTCTTAAACTTTTAAAGCAAATTAAACTTCTTTATATAAGTTATAAAGAAGTTATATCCTTTGTTTTTTAAACTTTTAAATCAAGGGATTATTTCATCTTTGCTTTCTATCTTTGCTATAAAATCTTGCACTTTTTTTACAATCCAATCTGGTGTTGATGCTCCAGCAGTGATACCACAAACTTTCTTACCCTTAAACCAATCCAACACTAAATCATTCTCATCTTCAACAA
This region of Helicobacter sp. 'house sparrow 1' genomic DNA includes:
- a CDS encoding biotin synthase gives rise to the protein MKKEIFLCSISNVSSGNCSEDCKYCTQSVYYETDIQKYKFKPIETVVQEARALKEYGMLGFCLVTSGRELDSQKCDYIARVSKELKKQISDIHLIACCGRADEDSLRFLKQSGVDSYNHNLETAQSFFKEICSTHTWEERYETCENALKASLGLCTGGIFGLGESWEQRMELLQSLKSLEPHSVPINFFIPNPALPIKQDVIAQEEALECIILAKEYLPSVRLMIAGGREVVFKEKQKKLYEYGVNAIVLGDYLTTKGRTPKDDVQELLSYGLSIAKTCH
- a CDS encoding GDP-L-fucose synthase family protein; translation: MHLDSKIFVAGHNGLVGSAITKVLRDRGYHNLVLKTRDELDLFDYVAVESLFEKEKIEYVFLCAAKVGGIVANNTYRADFIYQNLLIQNHLIYLSHKYLVKKLLFLGSSCIYPKHSPQPIKEDYLLRSELEYTNEPYAIAKIAGIKMCEAFNLQYKTNFIAVMPTNLYGENDNFDLQTSHVIPALIRKFHEAKVGNKKQVVIWGSGKPKREFLYSGDMAEACVYVMQTIDFEHLSRGMQEVKNTHLNIGFGSDISIKELAFLIKEVVQFEGEIVFDATKPDGTYQKLMDSSKIFSLGWKPKISLFDGIKKTYEWYLKNETKTRQ
- a CDS encoding aminotransferase class V-fold PLP-dependent enzyme; translation: MRDFLDFAFRNFLDGFYEDKIEDLREQIILKKDSYYFDWTASGLASSLVENRIREILPFYANTHSSSSTHAMLIQELYQESKKNIRKSLALDDDFAVISCGSGSTSAIKKFQELLGIYIPPATKKIVEVKKDLLPLVVVGAFEHHSNEISFREGLCEVYRVRLLENFDFDLEDFERVLEQNKHRKIIFSCNLISNVTGNIAPYKEMVEIARKYSCIIAFDMATSSPDLIIDCNYFDACFLSPHKLMGGVGGSGILCVRKTLIDTSKAPTFAGGGVVSYVDRKTQIYLNDEELREEAGTPPILQLFRSSLAYKLRDEVGIDFISQRKKVLMRLLMQELQTIKDIVIYGKTEHFGVVSFNIFGISPFDLAYFLSKHYKIQTRAGCSCAGPYGHDLLKLQDNVYRGEKNPYGWLRISVHYTHTLQDIKYLSQALRKAIDILNPGLYDTMPQ
- a CDS encoding 30S ribosomal protein S1, with translation MRVNLDNFDQFDTGEDFAALFEASQKGEEKGVVQEAIIVKITAENVMVDVGEKVEGRFNISEIQDETDKVLFKEGDKILVYVTKGGGEYFSVSYKKALKFKKIQEKIKALGNDYKDKIIEAKIVRKNKGGIVLEDSEGVEYFMPKFQASAREDKNKRIEVCIINVKPEENSIIVSRKHYFDLSDRLHSENAKQFLESKEPLDGIVKRITSFGMFVSVNGVEGLVHYTEIAHRGPVNPSKLYKEGDRVQVKAISYDENKKRLSFSIKALQEDPWKEVINELKVGYAIKVNVSNIEPYGAFVDIGNDLEGFLHISEISWSKDIKHPQDVLKVGQEIDVEIIEIDPKERRLRVSLKKLQEKPFSQFIKQNKEGDVIEGKVETLTDFGAFVNLGGIDGLLHNEDAFWDKTKKCKDVLKVGDQVKVKIIKIDPSSERISLSLKALEESPADKFAKKHQVDDVVEGQVVDIKDFGVFIEVDGVDALVRNEDLAGVKKEELKKGDMLKGAVAFIDKVNGKIRVSVKRLEKQQEREEIKNFNSADKMTLGDKLKGLL
- a CDS encoding histidine triad nucleotide-binding protein yields the protein MNVFEKIIKGEIPYKKVLENDKFLAFYDIAPKAPIHVLAIPKQSFKDFNTMPPQLLAEMSLFILEVVELLGIKEKGYRLVTNIGVDGGQEVPHFHYHILGGSKLKWEK